Proteins from a genomic interval of Crassostrea angulata isolate pt1a10 chromosome 7, ASM2561291v2, whole genome shotgun sequence:
- the LOC128156714 gene encoding transcription factor Sp3-like yields MTTITVRRNNQEYVVPASSSQDAQPSPLALLAATCSKIGDPATASEGGASQNGGNAVRVVGQAGGAEIVTPNFIQLPSGAIVDASGKQQFGIPVSIGPNGQIIQQTAQPQLFTNGNVQYSVIPSYPTIGIDSQDGSAIIIPASPSGNNAGQALFSSGQQTVLAAPNGQLIRAQGLPANNVIPNMGFANLTGNVVNLGGNLVSLGNVQGGPRSVQTVQLQSQYQQMPNFIQLPVSSGQATAAMQAIQLQSLQGFQMLQGTQPISTTAGGGGQTTGDGTQTVSSTGTVSIPTQPTQQQQPQTIQIQPQVLEISNVTSTPSKGGSDNNNGSKPPTPQTLTIQPNPVSSSPSSSSSSSSTTTQQPSQAAMPQILPASSLPIQQMPTLVYNAATGQLIPISQGMIMSNGQSIVMNSMPQMSSSTSTSTVSTVASSQSTQPVSVLQPGQIITPQQLGLQTIQGQNLQLGGQQSGQVITGTPWLSAINNLNMGNIRAPNTIQTIQVPNMTLQSLQGLPAVQSFQGIQTFQLTPQGQLIAAGPTPIQSNLTITSQGGLALAASQPQTSQQTQPAQSMSPQLSQQYTATVQNIQPAPQQAQIINANTGQPVAGTTIQQDPNDPTKWQVVQNPSNPPLSPTEQGIAQPGRRLRRVACTCPNCKDNEGRTGENKKKQHICHYPGCNKVYGKTSHLRAHLRWHSGERPFVCNWLFCGKRFTRSDELQRHRRTHTGEKRFECPECQKRFMRSDHLTKHRKTHKNKNASSALDSSETGEEGEIEGFSETLTVNTDEGPTTIQVVTYTGPPIQQVEEG; encoded by the exons ATGACGACAATAACAGTTCGAAGAAATAATCAGGAATATGTCGTGCCAGCAAGTTCTTCACAG GACGCGCAACCATCCCCCTTAGCCCTACTCGCAGCAACTTGTAGCAAAATAGGTGATCCTGCGACTGCCTCTGAGGGAGGAGCCAGTCAGAATGGGGGTAATGCTGTGAGAGTTGTAGGACAAGCTGGGGGTGCGGAAATTGTGACTCCAAACTTTATTCAACTACCTTCAGGTGCCATTGTCGATGCCAGTG gTAAGCAGCAGTTTGGGATTCCTGTGTCTATTGGTCCAAATGGCCAGATAATACAACAAACAGCCCAGCCTCAATTATTCACAAATGGAAATGTCCAGTATAGTGTTATTCCATCCTATCCTACAATTGGCATAGATAGCCAAGATGGATCAGCCATCATCATTCCAGCATCGCCATCTGGAAATAATGCAGGACAAGCTTTATTTTCTAGTGGACAACAAACAGTGCTAGCTGCCCCAAATGGTCAATTAATCCGAGCTCAAGGACTACCTGCAAACAACGTGATTCCGAACATGGGATTTGCAAATTTAACAGGAAATGTTGTGAATTTAGGAGGAAATTTAGTGAGTTTAGGAAATGTGCAGGGTGGGCCTAGATCTGTTCAGACTGTTCAGCTTCAGTCACAATATCAACAGATGCCAAATTTTATCCAGCTACCTGTGTCAAGTGGCCAGGCCACAGCAGCAATGCAAGCCATTCAGCTGCAGAGCCTCCAAGGTTTTCAAATGCTCCAAGGTACCCAGCCAATCAGTACAACTGCTGGTGGAGGGGGGCAGACAACTGGGGATGGAACCCAGACTGTGTCCAGCACTGGGACTGTTAGTATCCCCACTCAACCCACACAGCAACAACAGCCACAGACAATTCAAATCCAACCACAAGTGCTTGAAATTTCTAATGTGACATCCACCCCCTCAAAGGGAGGTAGTGACAATAATAATGGCAGTAAGCCTCCCACACCACAGACTTTAACAATTCAGCCTAACCCTGTTTCTTCATCTCCCTCCTCCTCATCCTCTTCATCATCAACAACTACACAACAGCCAAGTCAGGCTGCTATGCCCCAGATCCTCCCTGCAAGCTCTCTGCCAATTCAACAGATGCCCACCCTTGTATACAATGCAGCCACTGGACAGTTAATTCCTATCTCTCAAGGCATGATCATGTCTAATGGACAAAGTATTGTAATGAATTCAATGCCACAGATGTCCTCTAGTACTTCAACTTCAACTGTCAGTACTGTAGCTTCCTCTCAGTCTACGCAGCCTGTCTCAGTGCTTCAGCCCGGTCAGATAATAACGCCCCAGCAGCTGGGTCTGCAGACTATTCAAGGGCAAAACCTTCAGCTGGGGGGACAGCAGTCAGGCCAGGTCATTACTGGCACACCCTGGCTATCTGCCATCAACAATCTTAACATGGGTAATATCAGGGCACCCAACACAATACAAACAATCCAGGTCCCCAACATGACTCTACAAAGTCTTCAAGGTTTACCTGCGGTGCAGAGTTTTCAGGGGATTCAGACATTTCAGCTGACACCCCAAGGACAGCTGATTGCTGCTGGTCCCACTCCTATACAGTCCAATCTGACCATCACCTCCCAGGGGGGCCTGGCCCTGGCTGCTTCTCAGCCACAGACCAGTCAGCAGACCCAGCCAGCACAGTCCATGAGCCCCCAGCTGTCTCAGCAATACACAGCCACTGTACAGAACATACAGCCAGCTCCCCAACAGGCACAGATCATTAATG CCAATACAGGACAACCTGTTGCTGGCACCACTATTCAACAAGACCCAAATGACCCCACAAAATGGCAGGTGGTTCAAAATCCCAGCAACCCACCCCTAAGTCCCACTGAGCAGGGAATAGCCCAGCCTGGCCGAAGACTGCGAAGAGTGGCCTGTACTTGTCCTAATTGTAAGGACAACGAAGGACG AACTggagaaaacaagaaaaaacagCATATTTGCCACTATCCTGGATGTAATAAAGTATATGGGAAAACATCACACTTGCGTGCCCATTTGAG ATGGCACTCAGGGGAACGCCCCTTTGTTTGTAATTGGCTGTTTTGTGGAAAACGCTTCACACGATCAGATGAACTACAGCGTCATAGAAGAACCCATACAG GAGAGAAGCGGTTTGAGTGTCCGGAATGTCAGAAAAGGTTCATGCGAAGTGATCATCTCACAAAACACAGAAAAACTCACAAAAACAAGAATGCATCATCAGCGTTAG ACTCCAGTGAAACTGGGGAGGAGGGAGAGATTGAGGGGTTTTCTGAGACTCTGACCGTGAACACAGATGAGGGGCCCACCACCATTCAAGTGGTCACCTACACAGGCCCACCGATACAACAGGTGGAGGAGGGCTGA